TCCGCCACGCTCACCAACGTGGCGCGCGGCGGCATCGTCGACGACGCGGCGCTGGCCGTGGCGCTGCGCGAGCACCGCATCGCCGCCGCGGCGCTCGACGTGTTCGAGGGCGAGCCCGCCGTGCACCCCGAGCTGCTGAAGGTGCCGAACGTGGTGCTCACACCCCACATCGCCAGCGCCACCGTGGCCACGCGCCGCGCGATGGCCGAGCTGGCGGCCGACAACCTGATCGCGGCGCTCACGGGCGGCGCGGTGAAGACGCCGATCAACCCCGAGGTCCTGCCGCGTCGCTGAGCGCGGCGGGCTGAGACAATCGGCCCCATGCCCGAACCTCTGCTGTGGGCCGCGCTGGCCCTGCTGGCGCTGAACCTCGCCCTGCTGCTGGCGCTGCTGCTGCGCCGTCCGCCCGACAACGCCGGCCCGGAGCTCGCGCGGCTGGAGCGCGCGCTGCGCGACGAGCTCGGCCGCCAGGGGCAGGGCACCCGCGGCGATCTCGCCAGCTTCCAGCAGATGGTGCTGGCGGCCAGCGGCGACGCGCTGCGCACGCAGAACGAGCAGATCGACGGCTTCCGCGTGCAGCTGGGGCTGATGCAGCAGGCGCTGGAGGCCGCGCTGCGGCGCTTTGCCGATTCGCAGGCCGAACAGCTGCAGAAGCTCTCCGAGGCCAACGAGCGCCGCATTGCCGAGGTGCGCCACGCCGTGGAGCAGCGACTCCTGGCGCTGCAGGACGGCAACGAGAAGAAGCTCGACCAGATGCGCGCCACGGTCGACGAGAAGCTGCACGCCACGCTCGAGCAGCGTCTGGGCGAGAGCTTCAAGCAGGTGGCCGACCGCCTGGAGCAGGTGCACAAGGGCCTGGGCGAGATGCAGGGCCTGGCGCGCGATGTGGGTTCGCTCAGCCGCGTGCTCAGCAACGTCAAGACGCGCGGCATCTTCGGCGAGACCCAGCTGGCCGGGCTGCTGGAGCAGGTCTTCACGCCCGAGCAGTACGCCGCCAACGTGGCCACGGTGCCGGGCAGCAGCGAGCGTGTGGAGTTCGCGGTGCGGCTGCCGGGCCGCAGCCCGGCCGGCGGCGACGAGGCCCCGCTGTGGCTGCCCATCGACGCCAAGTTCCCGCGCGAAGACTACGAGCGGCTGCTCGACGCGCAGGAACGCGCCGATGCACCCGCCGCCGAGTCTGCCGCGCGCGCCATCGAGGCGCGGCTGCGCGCCGAGGCCCGCAGCATCCGCGAGAAGTACGTGGCGCCGCCGCACACCACCGACTTCGGCATCCTCTTCGTGCCCACCGAGGGCCTGTATGCCGAGGCGCTGCGCCGCCCGGGCCTGTTCGAGGCCCTGCAGCGCGAGCACAAGGTGGTGCTCACCGGGCCCACCACGCTGCTGGCCACCCTGACCAGCCTGCAGATGGGCTTTCGCACGCTGGCGCTGGAGAAGCGCTCGGCCGAGGTCTGGCAGGTGCTGGGCGCCGTCAAGACCGAGTTCGGCAAGTTCGGCGAGGTGCTGGCCAAGACGAAGAAGAAGCTCGACGAGGCCGCCAGCACCATCGACGCCGCCAGCGTGCGCACGCGGGCGATGGAGCGGCGGCTGCGCGGCGTGGAATCGCTGCCCGAGCCGCGCGTGGCCGAGCTGCTGCCCGGCCTCGAAGACGACGCGGCCGCCGAGCCGCGCCCCGATGCCTGAGCCCGCCACGGGCGTGCCGGCGCGCACGCTGCTGGCCTTGGTGGTGGGCCAGCTCGGCATTCACGCCGCGATGGCCGGGTTGCGTCTGGCAGCACCGCTGCAGGCGCTGCGAGAGGGCTACAGCGCCTGGGCCGTGGGCTTGCTGCTGGCGCTGTTCGCGGGTGCGGCCGTGCTCAGCGCCTTGCGCGCCGGGCGGCTGGCCGACCGCCACGGCTATCACCGGCCCATGAAGCTGGCCGTGGCCGTGACGGTGGCCGGCATGCTGTGTGCGCTGGGCTCCACCTGGGCGCCCGAGGGCTGGCGCTTTGCGCTGCTGTGCCTGGCCGCCGCCGGCACGGGCATGGGCACCAACACCGGCATGCTCACCATTCAGCGCACAGCCGGCCACACCGCGGGCTCGGCCACCGAGCGGGTGCGCATCTTCAGCTGGCTGGGCGTGGCGCCGTCGTTCAGCAACGTCGTCGGCCCGGTGGCGGCAGGGCTGATGATCGACTGGGGCGGGTTCGTTGCCGCCTACGCGCTGCTGCTGGCGCTGCCGGTCATCACACTGGTGTCGGCGCGGCTGGTGCCTCGGCAGGCCCCCTGGGGCGTGGCCGAGGCTGAGCAGCGCGCCGCCTGGGACCTGCTGCGGCTGCCGGCCTTCCGCCGCCTGCTGTGGGTGAACGGCCTGCTGGCCATGTGCTGGGACGTGCACACCTTCGCGGTGCCGGTGCTCGGGCACGAGCGGGGCTTCAGCGCCGGCACGATCGGCCTCATCCTGGGCGCCTTCACCTTGTCGGTGACGCTGGTGCGCCTGGCCATCCCGCTGCTTGCGCACCGCCTGCACGAGGCCACCGTGGTGCGCAGCGCCATGGTGGGCTGCGGCCTCGTCTTTGCGCTGTACCCGCTGGCGCCGTCACCGCTGTGGATGGGCGTGTGCGCCGTGCTGCTGGGGCTGGCGCTGGGCAGCGTGCAGCCGATGGTGATGTCGCTGCTTCACGACGTGACGCCGGGCGCGCGCCATGGCGAGGCGCTGGCCTTGCGGTCCATGGTGATCAACGCCTCAAGCACGGCGCTGCCTCTGTTGTTCGGAGCCAGCGGCGCGCTGGTGGGGGCTGCCGCGTTGTTCTGGGCCGCGGGCGGCGCGGTGGGAGCCGGCTCGTGGCTGGCGCGGCGGCTGCAGCCGGGTTAGGCGCGTGCGCGGCAGCAATCCAGCGCCACGCGCCTAGAAGCGCATGCCGGCCGGCGCGGGCTGCGCGCCTGCCGGCCGATCGTCGTGACACGGGCCTGGGCCGATGCGGGCGGCCGGTCGGTGTCGGTGACGCTGCCGTCGGGTGCGACGACCTTGCACTGAGCCTGCGCCTTGGCCACGACCAGCAGCAAGGCGGCCATCAGGGCTGCGTGACGGCGGGCGGGTCGGTTCATCGGCGCTCCATGCGACAGGGATGCGCAATCTAGCGCGTCCCGTGCGCAAGGCCGGAAGCAGCGTGTGTCCGGGCCCGGGCGCGTGACGAAGCGCACGCCCAGGGCGTGCTCAGGCGTCCGCCAACCCCTGGTGTCGCAGCATCGCGTCGATCTGCGGGTCGCGGCCGCGGAAAGCGCGGAAGCTCTCGATCGCGGGTCTGCTGCCACCGACCTCGAGGATGTGCTCGAGGAAGCGGCGCCCGGTGCCGGGGTCAAACACGCCGGCTTCCTCGAAGGCCGCGTAGGCATCCGACGACAGCAGTTCTGCCCAGGCGTAGCCGTAATAGCCGGCCGCATAGCCGCCGTCGAACAGGTGCGTGAAGGTGTGCGGGTAACGCACCCACTCGGGTGCGCGCACCGGTTGCACCTCGGCGTTGACCTCGGCGGCCACGCGCTGCGCCTGGCCGGCCACGGAGGGCTCGCTGTGCAGCCGCATGTCGAAGAGCCCGAATTCACACTGCCGCAGCAGCTGCAGCCCGCTCTGGAAGTGGCGCGCCGCCAGCATGCGCTCGTAAAGCACGCGCGGCAGCGGTTGGCCGGTGTCGACATGGGCCGTGAGCTTCTGCAGCACGTCCCACTCCCAGCAGAAGTTCTCCATGAACTGGCTGGGCAGCTCGACGGCGTCGTGCTCGACGCCGCTGATGCCGGCCACCGCGAGTTCATCGACCTGCGTGAGCATGTGGTGCAGGCCGTGGCCGAACTCGTGGAACAGGGTGACGACGTCGTCGTGGCTCAGCAGCGCGGGCTTGCCGCCCACCGGCGGCGCGAAGTTGCACACCAGGTGCGCCACCGGCAGCTGCATGGCGCCCTCGGGACGCCTCCAGCGGCCGCGGCAGTCGTTCATCCAGGCGCCCTGCTGCTTGCCGGCGCGGGCATGGAGGTCGAGGTAGAAGCCGGCGATCACCTGGCCACCGCGCTCCAGCGTGTGGTAGCGGGCGCTGTCGTGCCACACCGGCGCGTCGGCCTGGCGGATCCGCACGTCGAACAGGGTCTCGATCAGGCCGAACAAGCCCCTCAGCACCGTGGGTTCGGTGAAGAACTGCCGCACCTCCTCGGAACTGAAGGCGTAGCGCGCCTGCTTCAGCTGCTCGCTGGCGTAGGCGCGATCCCACGGCTCGAGCTGCGGCAGCCCGAGCGCGGCGCTGGCGAAGGTGCGCAGCTCTGCAAGCTCCTTCTCGGCGAACGGGCGCGCGCGGGAGGCCAGGTCACGCACGAAGCCCAGCACCTCGGCCGGCGAGCGCGCCATCCGGGTGACGAGCGCCGCCTCGGCGTAGGCCGGGTAGCCCAGCAGGGCCGCCTCCTCGTGCCGCAGCTGAAGCAGCTCGTGGATCAGCGCGGTGTTGTCGTGCGCCGGGTCGCCGAACTCGCTGGCCCTCGTCATGTAGGCGCGGTAGAGCGTCTCGCGAATGGGCCGGTGGCGCGCGTGCATCATCACCGGCAGGTAGCAGGGCAGCTTCAGCGTCAGGCGGCAGCCCT
The genomic region above belongs to Ideonella sp. WA131b and contains:
- the rmuC gene encoding DNA recombination protein RmuC, producing MPEPLLWAALALLALNLALLLALLLRRPPDNAGPELARLERALRDELGRQGQGTRGDLASFQQMVLAASGDALRTQNEQIDGFRVQLGLMQQALEAALRRFADSQAEQLQKLSEANERRIAEVRHAVEQRLLALQDGNEKKLDQMRATVDEKLHATLEQRLGESFKQVADRLEQVHKGLGEMQGLARDVGSLSRVLSNVKTRGIFGETQLAGLLEQVFTPEQYAANVATVPGSSERVEFAVRLPGRSPAGGDEAPLWLPIDAKFPREDYERLLDAQERADAPAAESAARAIEARLRAEARSIREKYVAPPHTTDFGILFVPTEGLYAEALRRPGLFEALQREHKVVLTGPTTLLATLTSLQMGFRTLALEKRSAEVWQVLGAVKTEFGKFGEVLAKTKKKLDEAASTIDAASVRTRAMERRLRGVESLPEPRVAELLPGLEDDAAAEPRPDA
- a CDS encoding MFS transporter, which codes for MPEPATGVPARTLLALVVGQLGIHAAMAGLRLAAPLQALREGYSAWAVGLLLALFAGAAVLSALRAGRLADRHGYHRPMKLAVAVTVAGMLCALGSTWAPEGWRFALLCLAAAGTGMGTNTGMLTIQRTAGHTAGSATERVRIFSWLGVAPSFSNVVGPVAAGLMIDWGGFVAAYALLLALPVITLVSARLVPRQAPWGVAEAEQRAAWDLLRLPAFRRLLWVNGLLAMCWDVHTFAVPVLGHERGFSAGTIGLILGAFTLSVTLVRLAIPLLAHRLHEATVVRSAMVGCGLVFALYPLAPSPLWMGVCAVLLGLALGSVQPMVMSLLHDVTPGARHGEALALRSMVINASSTALPLLFGASGALVGAAALFWAAGGAVGAGSWLARRLQPG
- a CDS encoding M3 family metallopeptidase, translating into MESVNNPLLARHGAPDFAAMRPEHVTPALDRLLVDAEAALERAVGPEVPDDWDALAAVLDVNVERLTVAWGHVSHLQSVVDTPELRAAHTENLPRVIEFSTRLGADARLYAKYKAVKAGQYAQLSPARRKALDDALRAFVLGGAELQGAARERHAAIQDRTGELSQRFGEHVLDATDAWHLDVPEAQLDGVPADVTQAAREAAAAAGVEGCRLTLKLPCYLPVMMHARHRPIRETLYRAYMTRASEFGDPAHDNTALIHELLQLRHEEAALLGYPAYAEAALVTRMARSPAEVLGFVRDLASRARPFAEKELAELRTFASAALGLPQLEPWDRAYASEQLKQARYAFSSEEVRQFFTEPTVLRGLFGLIETLFDVRIRQADAPVWHDSARYHTLERGGQVIAGFYLDLHARAGKQQGAWMNDCRGRWRRPEGAMQLPVAHLVCNFAPPVGGKPALLSHDDVVTLFHEFGHGLHHMLTQVDELAVAGISGVEHDAVELPSQFMENFCWEWDVLQKLTAHVDTGQPLPRVLYERMLAARHFQSGLQLLRQCEFGLFDMRLHSEPSVAGQAQRVAAEVNAEVQPVRAPEWVRYPHTFTHLFDGGYAAGYYGYAWAELLSSDAYAAFEEAGVFDPGTGRRFLEHILEVGGSRPAIESFRAFRGRDPQIDAMLRHQGLADA